GGCAGGGGACGGGCACACCGAGGTTCTCGATGGCGTCGTCGAGCGCGGTGAGCGCGGTGAGGGGGATCAAGGTGGAGTCCTCCGTGAGGCCGGGCGGGGAGATCGTGTCGGAAGGCGGTACGGACGGGGCGTGCGTCTCGATGGGCACGGGGTCGTTGTCCTCGTCTGGTCGTGCCGGCCTGTTGGCCGGTTGGCGGCTGGTACCAGGTCCTGCTGTCCCGAGGCTCCTTCGTCACGTCTCGTCCGTTCGGACAAAACAAAAGGGCCGCGGATCCCGAGTGGGGTTCCGCGGCCCTGAAGGCGCCGGCCTGACTGATCAGGCTGGATCACTCCAGGGTTCAGGCCCACGGAAGGCCCACATCGTGTGGTGGTGCTGCGTCATCTGCTTCTTGGCGGCTCCGGCACCGGCTGCCGCAAAGGCATAGGCCTGCGCCTGTGCCTTCGCTACTGCTGCCGCCGGTGCCTGGGTCGGTCGCTCATTGCGCTCCCGCACGGGAAGGGAGGCCAGAGGCAGCGGGCTGACGGCGGAGATGCCGGACACACCGGTGCCACGGAGCGAGATTTCCGAGGAACGCGCGACGTCGAGTGAGCAGGTGGAGACGACCGAGAGATCGGTCATTTTGATGGTGTTGATGATGCTGATCACTTCAATCGCCTCCTCTCGGCGTCTCGGGGGACCGGCGGGCCGGTCCTGCGGTATTCGGATAAGTACAGCACGGAGTCAGGGCTTCAGAGAAGTCGCTGTTCCCGTGGTTAAGAACCTATGGTGATTGCCGCTGCGGGCGCAAACTATTTTTCCGACGAGTTTTCCTCACCCGTCCAGCCCACCGCCCGGATCCTCGTCACCTACCGTCCGACCTGCGCAGATCGCCAGAACGTCGGCCCCGAACCGGGTCAGCTTCCGGTTGCCGACGCCCGGGATGACGACCAGTTCCGACTCCGTGTCCGGCGCCGCCTCCGCGATCGCCATCAGGGTCTTGTCGGTGAAGACGCACCAGGCGGGCTGCCTGGTCTCCTGCGCCCGCGCCGCCCGCCACTCCCGCAGCCGCTCGTACAGCCCCTCGTCCATGTCCGAGGGACAGTCCTCGCAGCGCATCAGTTTCATCTCCCCGGCGCCGGTGAGGGTCCTGCCGCAGACCCGGCAGCGCACGGGGCCGCGCCGGCGGGGGCGGTCCTCCCGGCCGCCGCCGGCCGTACCGCGTCCGGCGGCGGTGCCGCGGTCGATCCCGCCCCCTCCCCCGGTGCCACCCCGGGTGCCGAGGGCGGTGGAGCCGGGCCGCAGGCCGTTCAGGAACCGGGTCGGCCTACGGCTGGAGCGCCCACCGGGGGAACGGGACAGCGCCCACGAGAGCGAGAGATGGAACCGGGCCCGGGTGACCCCGACGTACAGCAGCCGGCGTTCCTCCTCGACCTGCTCGTCCGTCCTGGCGTACGCGATCGGCATCATGCCCTCGGTCATCCCGACCAGGAACACGGCGTCCCATTCCAGCCCCTTCGCCGAGTGCAGCGAGGCGAGGGTGACGCCCTGGACCGTCGGGGCGTGCTGGGCCGCCGCCCGTTCGTCGAGCTCCGCCACCAGGTCGGAGAGCGTGGCGCCCGGCTTCGCCCGCTCGAAGTCCTCGGCCAGCCGCACCAGCGCGGCGAGCGACTCCCAGCGGTCCCGTGCCGCGCCGGAGCCGGTGGGCGGTGTGGTGGTCCAGCCCTTGGTCGAGAGCACCGCCCGGACTTCCGCCGGCAGGTCGTCGGCCCCGTCGAGCAGGGGGTCGTTGCCTCCGGCGCGGGCGGCCCCGCGGAGCGCCACGCCGGCCTCGCGCACCTCCGCCCGGTCGAAGAACCGTTCCGCGCCACGCAGCTGGTAGGGCACCCCGGCGTCCGCGAGTGCCTGCTCGTACACCTCGGACTGGGAATTGACCCGGAACAGCACCGCGATCTCACCGGCCGGCACCCCGGCGGCGATCAGGTCACGGATCCTGCGGGCGGTGCCCTCCGCCTCCGCGGGCTCGTCCTGGTACTCCGTGTAGACGGGTTCCGGGCCCTTGTCGCGCTGCGAGACCAGCTCCAGCCGGTGCTCGGCCGCCCGGCCGTGGGCCTGGCTCAGCAGTCCGTTCGCCAGGTGGACCACCTGGGGTGTGGAGCGGTAGTCCCGCACCAGTTTGACGACCGTGGCCTGTGGGTGGCGGGTGCGGAAGTTCAGCAGGTGTTCGGGGGTGGCCCCGGTGAAGGAGTAGATCGTCTGACTCGCGTCGCCGACGACGCAGAGATCGTCCCGGTCCCCCAGCCAGAGGTCGAGCAGGCGCTGCTGGAGCGGGCTGACGTCCTGGTACTCGTCCACGACGAAGTGCTGGTACTGCCGGCGCACATGGTCGGCGATGTCGTGCCGGTCCTGGAGGATGCCGACGGTGAGCAGCAGGACGTCCTCGAAGTCGATCACCGACCGGTCGCGTTTCAACTGCTCGTACGTGGAGTAGATCTGTGCCAGCTCGGCGGGGTCGCGCGGGGCGTCGCGCAGGGTCTTGGCGACCGCCGCCGGATAGTCGGCGGGCACGGTCTGGGTGACCTTGGCCCACTCGATCTCGCTGGTGGCGTCCCGCAGCTCGTTCCTGTCGAGGCGGATACCGCAGCGGGCGGCCGCCTCGGCGACCAGCTGGACCTTGCGCTCCAGCAGCCGGGGCAGCTCACCACCGACTGCTTTCGGCCAGAAGTACTGGAGCTGGCGCAGGGCGGCGGAGTGGAAGGTGCGCGCCTGGACGCCGGTCGCGCCGAGCTGCCGGAGACGGCCGCGCATCTCGCCCGCCGCGCGGTTGGTGAACGTGACGGCGAGCACGGTCGTCGGCTGGAGGATCCCGGCGCGCACCCCGTAGGCGATGCGGTGGGTGATCGCCCGCGTCTTGCCCGTCCCCGCTCCGGCCAGCACGCACACGGGCCCGTTGACGGCCAGCGCGACCTCGCGCTGTTCCGGGTCGAGGCCGTCCAGCACGGCGTCGGCGGACT
This DNA window, taken from Streptomyces nitrosporeus, encodes the following:
- a CDS encoding ATP-dependent DNA helicase UvrD2, producing the protein MTAATHSTLFPRVPESADAVLDGLDPEQREVALAVNGPVCVLAGAGTGKTRAITHRIAYGVRAGILQPTTVLAVTFTNRAAGEMRGRLRQLGATGVQARTFHSAALRQLQYFWPKAVGGELPRLLERKVQLVAEAAARCGIRLDRNELRDATSEIEWAKVTQTVPADYPAAVAKTLRDAPRDPAELAQIYSTYEQLKRDRSVIDFEDVLLLTVGILQDRHDIADHVRRQYQHFVVDEYQDVSPLQQRLLDLWLGDRDDLCVVGDASQTIYSFTGATPEHLLNFRTRHPQATVVKLVRDYRSTPQVVHLANGLLSQAHGRAAEHRLELVSQRDKGPEPVYTEYQDEPAEAEGTARRIRDLIAAGVPAGEIAVLFRVNSQSEVYEQALADAGVPYQLRGAERFFDRAEVREAGVALRGAARAGGNDPLLDGADDLPAEVRAVLSTKGWTTTPPTGSGAARDRWESLAALVRLAEDFERAKPGATLSDLVAELDERAAAQHAPTVQGVTLASLHSAKGLEWDAVFLVGMTEGMMPIAYARTDEQVEEERRLLYVGVTRARFHLSLSWALSRSPGGRSSRRPTRFLNGLRPGSTALGTRGGTGGGGGIDRGTAAGRGTAGGGREDRPRRRGPVRCRVCGRTLTGAGEMKLMRCEDCPSDMDEGLYERLREWRAARAQETRQPAWCVFTDKTLMAIAEAAPDTESELVVIPGVGNRKLTRFGADVLAICAGRTVGDEDPGGGLDG